A window of the Lactuca sativa cultivar Salinas chromosome 5, Lsat_Salinas_v11, whole genome shotgun sequence genome harbors these coding sequences:
- the LOC111881130 gene encoding uncharacterized protein LOC111881130, with protein MAAFSSPSCFPPLSCSDNHKPLGFPISYHQRRRHHHHTKTSILLPPSAPLGLIKFRCFSSQEQRQSSEQKPKLEEDDIEFEFERLFSNLNRATLKREPGSVTSSILLVAGTTVGAGILAIPAVTQEAGFLAAGITCILCWIYMVVTGLLIAEVNVKTMCELGSGGVSLVSMATRTLGTIGVQITCWSYIFIHYALLVAYVARSSDILTNILGIPVWECASLFSILLGSICYFGSQRVIGAVNGVLVSGIIISFSALVAVASGDLQWDALLKANLQAIPTSIPIIALSFVYQNVVPVLCTNLEGDLSKIRSSIVVGTAIPLVLFLVWNGVILGTITITNPDHKLADPLQQLLATNGVVGPIVGAFSLLAIATSYIGFVLGLSDFLSDLLKLPSDRSRPLPYFLTLFPPLILSLLDPDIFFKALDFAGTYGVLVLFGVVPAAMSWSDRYSSRSTSICLNLRELVPGGRFTLSLVIGGAGYVIISEVIHNLMPT; from the exons ATGGCGGccttttcttctccttcttgctTCCCGCCATTATCTTGCAGTGATAATCACAAGCCGTTAGGATTTCCAATTTCGTATCACCAACGccgtcgtcatcatcatcacaccAAGACATCAATATTACTACCCCCAAGTGCACCATTAGGTTTAATCAAATTCAGATGCTTCTCCTCTCAGGAGCAGCGGCAATCTTCCGAACAAAAACCAAAACTCGAAGAAGACGATATAGAATTTGAATTCGAGAGGCTCTTCTCTAACCTTAATCGAGCTACTCTCAAAAGGGAACCTG GAAGCGTCACTAGTTCGATTCTTCTGGTTGCTGGCACCACT GTAGGTGCTGGAATTCTTGCTATTCCTGCAGTGACTCAGGAAGCTGGCTTTTTGGCAGCTGGGATCACTTGCATTCTTTGTTGGATTTATATG GTTGTAACTGGGCTGCTAATAGCTGAAGTAAATGTAAAGACAATGTGTGAACTGGGCTCTGGTGGTGTATCATTG GTATCAATGGCTACAAGAACACTTGGTACTATTGGAGTTCAGATTACTTG ctggtcatatatttttatacattatgcCCTCCTTGTTGCGTATGTGGCTCGTTCATCAGACATCTTGACTAATATCCTTGGCATTCCAGT ATGGGAATGTGCATCTCTGTTTTCAATTCTCTTGGGAAGCATTTGCTACTTTGGAAG CCAGCGAGTTATTGGTGCAGTTAATGGAGTTTTAGTATCTGGCATCATAATTTCCTTTTCAGCTCTTGTg GCAGTTGCAAGTGGAGATTTGCAGTGGGATGCTCTTTTGAAAGCTAATTTGCAAGCTATTCCCACAAGTATACCTATAATAGCACTCTCTTTTGTTTATCAG AATGTAGTGCCTGTTCTTTGTACAAATCTGGAAGGAGACCTGTCAAAAATAAg GAGTTCGATTGTTGTAGGCACTGCGATTCCCCTTGtcctgtttcttgtttggaaTGGTGTCATTCTTGGAACAATCACAATCACTAATCCTGATCATAAGCTTGCCGACCCATTGCAACAATTGCTAGCTACTAATGGAGTTGTTGGG CCGATTGTTGGGGCATTCTCACTTCTTGCCATTGCAACTTCTTATATTGGATTTGTTTTGGGCCTTTCTGACTTCCTATCTGACT TGTTGAAACTTCCATCTGATAGAAGCAGACCACTTCCGTACTTTCTGACATTGTTTCCACCACTAATATTGTCGTTGCTAGACCCTGACATCTTTTTCAAAGCGTTGGATTTTGCTGGAACTTATGGAG TTCTGGTGCTGTTTGGTGTTGTTCCTGCTGCAATGTCTTGGTCTGATAGATACTCAAGTAGAAGTACAAGTATTTGTTTAAATCTTCGAGAGCTGGTACCTGGTGGTAGGTTCACTCTTTCTTTAGTAATTGGAGGTGCAGGGTATGTTATCATTTCAGAAGTAATTCATAACTTGATGCCTACATGA